From the genome of Hymenobacter cellulosilyticus, one region includes:
- a CDS encoding MarR family winged helix-turn-helix transcriptional regulator, whose product MLSTILFYSLDKAIKQYRRFAQANIDRAGIAITIDQWLVLRVILENDDLTQTEIGDRVFKDQASVARIIRLLTDRGLLAAEALPHDGRRTQLRVTEEGQRILDAVHPIVLNNRRIALDGLTGEDQTVLHQLLERIYLNCTPPSS is encoded by the coding sequence ATGCTCTCTACCATTCTCTTTTACTCGCTCGACAAGGCCATCAAGCAATACCGGCGTTTTGCCCAGGCCAACATCGACCGGGCGGGCATCGCCATTACCATCGACCAGTGGCTGGTGCTGCGCGTGATTCTGGAAAACGACGACCTTACTCAAACTGAAATCGGCGACCGGGTCTTCAAAGACCAGGCCTCGGTGGCCCGCATCATCCGCCTGCTCACCGACCGGGGCCTACTGGCGGCCGAGGCCCTGCCCCACGACGGGCGCCGCACCCAGCTGCGCGTGACCGAAGAGGGCCAGCGCATCCTCGACGCGGTGCACCCCATCGTGCTCAACAACCGCAGAATTGCCCTAGATGGCCTTACCGGCGAAGACCAGACCGTGCTGCACCAGTTGCTAGAGCGCATCTACCTGAACTGTACCCCACCCTCTTCCTAA
- a CDS encoding serine hydrolase domain-containing protein: MKLLRSYLLLLLLPALACSRPPQAPAATTKEPAVYYPSKGNRWQRQQPEKAGFDAARLLEAVAWARQQETTQMTPNFSTQAEIFGTPLGPLPASRAATNGLILRHGYIVAEWGDTERADPTYSVAKSVLSTILGLTLEKGLIKDIHDPVANYIHDGGYDSEQNRQVTWEHHVRQSSEWEGSMWGKNADFIGKEAFGKGERKPRTLQQPGSYYEYNDVRINRFALSLLQLWRRPLPEVFRTEIMQPIGASNSWQWVPYTNSTVQIDSKPMASVSGGTRWGGGLWISARDEARFGYLFLRQGQWQNRQLVPRAWVQQATTPGGPGPDYGYLWWLNSQRKAWPDAPASSYAALGAGSNTIWVDPEHDLVIVWRWHNGSPNELIKRVLAALK, encoded by the coding sequence ATGAAACTGCTCCGCTCCTACCTGCTCCTGCTGTTGCTGCCCGCGCTGGCCTGCTCCCGCCCGCCCCAAGCCCCCGCCGCAACCACCAAAGAACCAGCCGTCTACTACCCGAGCAAGGGTAACCGCTGGCAGCGGCAGCAGCCCGAAAAGGCCGGCTTCGACGCCGCCCGCCTGCTGGAAGCCGTAGCCTGGGCCCGGCAGCAGGAAACCACTCAGATGACCCCGAACTTCTCGACCCAGGCCGAAATATTCGGGACGCCCCTGGGCCCGCTGCCCGCCAGCCGGGCTGCCACCAACGGCCTGATTTTGCGCCACGGCTACATTGTGGCCGAATGGGGCGACACCGAGCGCGCCGACCCGACCTACAGCGTGGCCAAGAGCGTGCTGTCCACCATTCTGGGCTTGACCCTGGAAAAGGGCCTGATCAAAGATATTCACGACCCGGTGGCCAACTACATTCACGACGGCGGCTACGACTCGGAGCAGAACCGCCAGGTGACCTGGGAGCACCACGTGCGCCAGAGTAGCGAGTGGGAAGGCTCGATGTGGGGCAAAAACGCGGATTTCATCGGTAAAGAGGCTTTCGGCAAAGGGGAGCGTAAACCCCGCACCCTGCAGCAGCCCGGTAGTTATTATGAGTACAACGACGTGCGCATCAACCGCTTTGCCTTGTCCTTGCTGCAGCTCTGGCGCCGGCCCCTGCCCGAAGTGTTCCGCACCGAAATTATGCAGCCCATCGGCGCTTCCAACTCCTGGCAGTGGGTGCCCTACACCAACTCCACGGTGCAAATCGACAGCAAGCCCATGGCCTCGGTAAGCGGGGGCACGCGCTGGGGCGGCGGCCTGTGGATCAGTGCCCGCGACGAGGCCCGGTTCGGCTACCTGTTCTTGCGCCAGGGCCAGTGGCAAAACCGCCAGCTTGTGCCCCGTGCCTGGGTGCAGCAGGCCACCACGCCCGGCGGCCCCGGCCCCGACTACGGCTACCTCTGGTGGCTCAACTCTCAGCGCAAGGCCTGGCCCGACGCCCCGGCCTCGAGCTACGCGGCCCTGGGTGCGGGTTCCAACACGATTTGGGTGGACCCCGAGCACGACTTGGTTATTGTATGGCGCTGGCACAACGGCAGCCCTAATGAGCTGATCAAGCGGGTGCTGGCCGCCCTGAAATGA
- the tsaE gene encoding tRNA (adenosine(37)-N6)-threonylcarbamoyltransferase complex ATPase subunit type 1 TsaE: MFEGEMGAGKTTFIKALCRELGVQDDVSSPTFALVNEYRDAHDQPIYHFDFYRIDDPTEAENIGALEYFDSGYLCLIEWPSRVEALLPPKRLLVKLTVTGAESRLLHLEPLAD; encoded by the coding sequence GTGTTTGAGGGCGAAATGGGGGCGGGCAAAACCACCTTCATTAAGGCCCTGTGCCGGGAGCTGGGCGTGCAGGACGACGTGAGCAGCCCGACCTTTGCGTTGGTCAACGAGTACCGCGACGCCCACGACCAGCCGATTTACCATTTCGACTTCTACCGAATTGACGACCCGACCGAGGCCGAAAACATTGGCGCGCTAGAGTACTTCGATTCTGGCTATCTTTGCCTGATAGAGTGGCCAAGCCGCGTGGAGGCGCTTTTGCCCCCGAAGAGGCTACTCGTCAAGCTCACCGTAACCGGGGCCGAGTCGCGCCTGCTGCACCTCGAACCCCTGGCCGACTGA
- a CDS encoding alanine dehydrogenase — protein MPEAIPPGFESLATSRAYFTQESMLAVETRKRKLFIGLPRETSLQENRICLTPEAVKHLVNEGHEVVMESGAGEPSKYSDHDYSEAGATIAYSAKEVYEADIILKVAPPTHEEIEYLKSNQTLISALQFGSLTADYISAILRKKVNAISFELIKDPSGAKPVVRAMSEIAGSTVMLVAAEYLARSNEGKGVILGGITGVPPSQVVILGAGTVAEYAARAATGLGAEVKVFDNHLYKLRRLKQNLGTTLYTSTLDTFVLNQQIRRADVVIGALNAEEGRIPFMVPESVVASMAPGSVIIDVSIDQGGCFETSEMTSHSKPVFRKYDVVHYCVPNIASRVPRTATNALSNIFTPILQEISQHGGINEVLFTNEHFRSGVYIYKGSLTNASIAKKFNMRYKELGLMIAVRN, from the coding sequence ATGCCCGAAGCAATACCCCCCGGATTTGAGTCGCTGGCCACGAGCCGCGCTTACTTCACCCAGGAATCCATGCTGGCCGTGGAAACGCGCAAGCGGAAGCTGTTTATCGGCTTGCCCCGGGAAACCTCGTTGCAGGAAAACCGCATCTGCCTGACGCCCGAAGCCGTGAAGCACCTCGTCAATGAGGGGCACGAAGTGGTGATGGAAAGCGGCGCCGGTGAGCCCAGCAAGTACTCCGACCACGACTATTCCGAGGCCGGGGCTACTATTGCCTACTCGGCCAAGGAGGTGTACGAGGCCGACATTATTCTGAAAGTGGCCCCGCCCACCCACGAGGAAATCGAGTATCTGAAATCCAATCAGACCCTGATTTCGGCCCTGCAGTTTGGCTCCCTGACGGCCGACTACATTTCGGCTATCCTGCGCAAGAAAGTCAACGCCATCAGCTTTGAGCTGATCAAGGACCCTTCGGGGGCCAAGCCGGTGGTGCGGGCCATGAGCGAAATTGCCGGCTCCACCGTGATGCTGGTAGCGGCCGAGTACCTGGCCCGCTCCAACGAGGGTAAAGGCGTGATTCTGGGCGGTATTACGGGCGTGCCCCCGTCCCAGGTCGTGATTCTGGGAGCCGGTACCGTGGCCGAGTACGCCGCCCGCGCCGCTACGGGTCTGGGCGCCGAGGTGAAGGTCTTCGACAACCACTTGTATAAGCTGCGTCGCCTCAAGCAAAACCTGGGTACCACGCTCTACACCAGTACGCTCGACACCTTCGTGCTCAACCAGCAGATTCGCCGGGCCGATGTGGTGATTGGAGCTTTGAATGCCGAGGAAGGCCGGATTCCGTTTATGGTGCCCGAAAGCGTGGTAGCCAGCATGGCCCCCGGCTCGGTGATTATCGACGTGAGCATCGACCAGGGTGGCTGTTTCGAAACCTCGGAAATGACCAGCCACAGCAAGCCCGTGTTCCGCAAGTACGACGTGGTGCACTACTGCGTGCCCAACATTGCCTCCCGCGTGCCGCGCACCGCCACCAACGCCCTGAGCAACATCTTTACGCCCATTCTGCAGGAAATCAGCCAGCACGGGGGCATCAACGAGGTGCTGTTTACCAACGAGCATTTCCGCTCGGGCGTCTACATCTACAAAGGCTCGTTGACCAACGCTTCCATTGCCAAGAAATTCAACATGCGCTACAAGGAGCTGGGCCTGATGATAGCCGTGCGGAATTAA